In the genome of Bacteroidia bacterium, the window ACTATACAAAAATACATCATAAAGTTCAATTTTAACAGCAGTAGTGCAAGTAAAATTTGATAGAGCGTTTGCATAAATTTTATACTTTTGCGAAGTATGAAAGCAGAAGATCGCCTTAAAATGTTATTAGAATTTCTTGACCAAGACCCAGATGATACTTTTACGCGTTATGCAATTGCTACTGAATACAATAGTTTAGGCGATATAGAAAATGCTCAAAAGCATTATGAGTATTTAGTAACTCACCATCCTGATTATGTAGGTACATATTATCATCTAGGAAAGTTGTACGAGAAAAAAGGGCTTACAGAAAAAGCCATAGAAACCTATCAAAAAGGTATGCAAGCTGCGTTAAAGGCTAAAAATATGCACGCCCATTCAGAATTACAGACAGCTTATAGAATTGCCGCAGGTTTAGAGTATGATGAATAATTGCAAGTTTATTGCGGCTTATG includes:
- a CDS encoding tetratricopeptide repeat protein — its product is MKAEDRLKMLLEFLDQDPDDTFTRYAIATEYNSLGDIENAQKHYEYLVTHHPDYVGTYYHLGKLYEKKGLTEKAIETYQKGMQAALKAKNMHAHSELQTAYRIAAGLEYDE